The Diadema setosum chromosome 4, eeDiaSeto1, whole genome shotgun sequence genome window below encodes:
- the LOC140227608 gene encoding cytochrome P450 2C44-like, with amino-acid sequence MLGATLQKSKGASPAHIKSMILFLRRMAVGNRRTAVLVALCSALLAILSFRVGGRRRNRKRLPPGPRGWPIVGMLPYLDKDNPAQSIWEMSKQYGVVFSGRLGSHQAVFLNDYDSIKEAFTRKDDAFNDRPRIAMFELYTKGHGIATCYYDNHWKEQRRFCLRAMRNFGVGKSDGRMEKIISYETAQMIKAFSQKGVAFQVKPYLEMASCNVISSMTFGQRFSYTERTFQQFLHALDEIFHFADVAGVTNYLDFMKYVPFSGYGAFDARVRELEAGLFTKERDGHKATFVPTETRDLIDAFLHEIRKKREEGVEADKTGFSDQHLLHFIADMFAAGTDTTSNSMQWVLLLAAKYEKEQLRVQEELDHVVGRDRMPAVADIKNLPYTVAFLSETMRFGVGGPFAVPHAAVRDTVFRDFLIPKGTVMVPNIMAVLMDPEMFPDPGAFRPSRFLDEAGNVKTHLTDRVNSQFGIGRRICIGEHLAKCERFIFLTHILHTFTLSGTSGPDSLSLKSRGGLTRNPAPFELIMTERRPSPATAKKAHGL; translated from the exons ATGTTGGGCGCAACGCTTCAAAAGTCGAAGGGAGCATCCCCAGCTCACATCAAGTCAATGATTCTCTTCCTGAGGCGCATGGCGGTTGGCAACAGACGAACAGCTGTTCTCGTTGCCTTGTGCAGCGCCCTGCTCGCCATTCTCTCCTTTCGAGTCGGTGGTCGACGTCGCAATCGAAAGAGGCTTCCCCCGGGTCCGAGGGGGTGGCCAATCGTGGGCATGCTGCCGTACCTCGACAAGGATAATCCGGCACAGTCTATATGGGAGATGTCGAAGCAGTACGGTGTGGTCTTCTCCGGTCGCCTCGGTAGTCATCAGGCCGTCTTCCTCAACGACTACGACTCGATCAAGGAGGCATTCACGAGAAAGGACGACGCTTTCAACGACAGACCGAGGATAGCCATGTTCGAGCTCTACACAAAAGGACATg GAATAGCCACATGTTACTATGACAACCACTGGAAGGAGCAACGTCGCTTTTGCCTGCGAGCGATGCGAAACTTCGGCGTGGGCAAGTCGGACGGACGCATGGAGAAAATCATCAGCTACGAGACCGCCCAGATGATCAAGGCTTTCTCTCAGAAGGGAGTCGCCTTTCAGGTGAAGCCCTACCTCGAAATGGCTTCCTGCAACGTCATCAGCTCCATGACCTTCGGCCAGCGGTTCTCCTACACGGAGAGGACCTTCCAGCAATTCCTCCACGCGCTCGACGAGATCTTCCACTTTGCGGACGTCGCCGGCGTGACCAACTACCTGGACTTCATGAAGTACGTGCCGTTCAGCGGCTACGGCGCGTTCGACGCCCGAGTCCGCGAGCTGGAGGCGGGATTGTTCACCAAGGAGCGCGACGGACACAAGGCCACCTTTGTGCCGACAGAGACGCGTGATCTCATCGACGCCTTCCTCCACGAGATCAGGAAGAAGAGAGAGGAAGGCGTGGAGGCCGACAAAACTGGGTTCAGCGACCAACACCTGCTCCATTTTATCGCTGACATGTTTGCAGCTGGAACGGACACAACAA GTAACAGCATGCAGTGGGTTTTACTCCTCGCTGCCAAGTACGAGAAGGAGCAGCTTCGAGTTCAGGAAGAGCTGGATCACGTGGTGGGCAGGGACCGGATGCCGGCCGTAGCTGACATAAAGAACCTCCCGTATACAGTTGCCTTCCTCAGTGAAACAATGAGGTTCGGTGTTGGAGGTCCCTTTG CTGTACCACATGCTGCAGTGAGGGATACCGTCTTCCGGGACTTCCTCATCCCAAAGGGAACTGTGATGGTTCCAAACATCATGGCCGTACTCATGGACCCGGAGATGTTTCCGGACCCGGGTGCATTCCGGCCGTCGAGATTTCTTGACGAAGCAGGCAACGTGAAGACACACCTGACAGACCGGGTCAACTCACAATTTGGAATAG GTCGGAGAATCTGCATTGGGGAGCACCTTGCCAAGTGTGAACGCTTTATTTTCCTCACCCACATACTGCACACCTTCACCCTATCAGGAACGAGTGGTCCCGATTCCCTGAGCCTCAAGTCCCGCGGAGGACTGACGAGAAATCCGGCGCCGTTCGAGCTCATCATGACGGAGAGGAGACCGAGCCCGGCGACGGCGAAGAAGGCTCACGGACTCTGA
- the LOC140227607 gene encoding cytochrome P450 2J4-like: MDVGKVLAHGQPSLARSAGIVSVLRFLLHLTSRVRRNTVVLVAASIVLAVLASYQRLAKSRYGRRRRRLPPGPTNYPFLGILPLLGSENPGKSALGLSKKYGPVFYGKLGSFHAIFLNDYESVKEAFAKSGDAFSDRPRLTSLEIYGQGRGVACCHYDNQWKEQRRFLLKLLRNQGMGRAGNSLEDRILTEASILADAVAATGGENFDPKLLMTKAVSNIICGLTFGKRFDYDDNKFEQFINALERVFEHADVAGATNYFWFMKYVPFSACHKLDDLARKLERGLFAHERDAHKKVFNPDDCRDMIDFFLKETRENEEKVRAGEKVVTGFKEEYLPSLIGDIFAAGTDTTACSMYWLMILTIKYPKYQLRVQEELDRVVGRHRLPRQSDRSSLPFVNAFLAETLRFAAGGPFGVPHGAVTDTTFRGYDVPKGTVMVANHYAILYDPEVFPNPDAFDPCRFLDEDGNIIKSLVDRTHSQFGVGRRACVGEQLAQSERFIFFTHLLHQFNFSAPNGPDSVSLNSHFGLSRSPFPYELRAEKRDIAVIIGKGDQEPVRQR, from the exons ATGGACGTTGGGAAAGTTCTCGCTCACGGTCAACCTAGTCTTGCCCGGTCGGCCGGCATCGTGTCTGTGCTCCGTTTCTTGCTCCATCTGACATCGAGGGTCAGACGTAATACCGTCGTGCTCGTTGCCGCCAGCATCGTCCTCGCCGTATTGGCGTCGTATCAACGTCTCGCGAAGTCGAGATACGGCCGCAGACGTCGGCGGCTACCACCAGGGCCGACCAACTATCCCTTCCTTGGTATCCTGCCGTTGTTAGGGTCGGAGAACCCGGGCAAGTCTGCGCTGGGGTTGTCGAAAAAGTACGGACCCGTCTTCTACGGTAAGCTTGGCAGTTTCCACGCCATCTTCCTGAACGACTACGAGAGCGTGAAGGAGGCCTTCGCCAAGTCCGGCGATGCCTTTAGCGACCGACCACGGCTGACGTCACTCGAAATATACGGGCAAGGTCGAG GAGTTGCCTGCTGTCACTATGACAACCAATGGAAGGAGCAACGTCGCTTTCTGCTCAAGCTGCTTCGAAATCAGGGAATGGGACGAGCGGGAAATAGTTTGGAGGATCGCATCCTCACCGAAGCCTCCATCCTTGCCGATGCGGTGGCGGCCACCGGCGGAGAGAACTTTGACCCCAAACTTCTGATGACCAAGGCTGTGTCCAACATCATCTGCGGCCTCACGTTTGGCAAACGCTTCGACTACGACGACAACAAGTTCGAGCAGTTCATCAACGCTCTGGAGCGGGTATTTGAGCACGCGGACGTTGCCGGCGCCACGAACTACTTCTGGTTCATGAAGTACGTACCTTTCAGCGCCTGCCACAAACTAGACGACCTCGCGCGGAAACTAGAACGCGGATTATTCGCGCACGAGAGAGACGCGCACAAGAAAGTGTTCAACCCAGACGACTGCCGGGATATGATAGATTTCTTCCTGAAAGAAACGCGGGAAAACGAAGAGAAAGTAAGAGCTGGCGAGAAAGTTGTGACGGGTTTCAAAGAAGAGTACCTGCCCTCGCTAATCGGTGACATCTTCGCCGCCGGCACCGACACGACGGCTTGTAGCATGTATTGGCTGATGATACTTACCATCAAATACCCGAAG TATCAGCTACGAGTCCAGGAGGAACTGGACAGGGTCGTTGGTCGTCATCGACTACCTCGTCAGTCCGATCGGTCTTCGTTACCTTTCGTCAATGCTTTTCTGGCCGAGACTCTCCGATTCGCCGCCGGAGGTCCTTTCG GCGTTCCACACGGAGCCGTGACCGATACTACTTTCCGGGGTTACGACGTACCTAAGGGTACCGTCATGGTCGCCAATCACTACGCCATCTTGTATGACCCGGAAGTCTTTCCCAACCCGGATGCCTTTGACCCGTGTCGCTTTCTAGATGAAGATGGAAACATTATCAAGAGCTTGGTGGACAGAACACACAGTCAGTTTGGCGTTG GACGACGCGCGTGTGTCGGGGAGCAGCTCGCCCAAAGCGAACGGTTCATATTCTTCACGCACCTGCTGCATCAATTCAACTTTAGCGCCCCCAATGGTCCCGACTCGGTCAGTCTGAATTCGCATTTCGGCCTGAGTCGCTCTCCGTTTCCGTACGAACTGCGTGCAGAGAAAAGAGACATAGCCGTGATCATCGGGAAAGGCGATCAGGAGCCCGTCAGACAACGATGA